In Vicinamibacteria bacterium, one DNA window encodes the following:
- a CDS encoding c-type cytochrome, with protein MRTCPLVAVALMLVTGVATAQGDRGKRLYDAHCARCHSIGGTGGEGPALARPVLPRAADDETLFDVIRNGIEGTDMPETWQLSKSEIEEIVLYVRSLGRIEREALTGDPERGRALYEGRGGCVVCHIVEGEGGILGPDLTNIGSLRGTAHLREALTDPGASVLKGYVVVRAIQADGTEVTGHRINEDSFTIQLRDERGRFHSLSKRDLRELEPKPGQSLMPSYEKELTSEEIEDIVAFLAGLRGAP; from the coding sequence ATGCGCACGTGCCCGCTCGTTGCGGTGGCACTCATGCTGGTTACAGGGGTGGCCACCGCTCAGGGCGACCGAGGCAAGCGGCTCTACGACGCCCACTGTGCGCGTTGTCACAGCATCGGCGGTACCGGCGGAGAGGGACCAGCGCTCGCGCGTCCCGTTCTTCCGCGCGCAGCGGACGACGAGACGCTATTCGACGTCATCCGGAATGGCATCGAAGGTACGGACATGCCCGAGACCTGGCAGCTCTCGAAGTCCGAGATCGAAGAGATCGTTCTTTACGTTCGCTCGCTCGGTCGGATCGAGCGAGAAGCCTTGACCGGTGACCCGGAGCGAGGACGGGCCCTCTACGAGGGCAGGGGAGGTTGCGTCGTCTGCCACATCGTCGAAGGGGAGGGCGGCATACTCGGGCCCGACCTCACGAACATCGGCTCATTGCGCGGAACGGCGCATTTGCGCGAGGCCCTGACGGACCCCGGTGCCTCGGTTCTGAAAGGCTACGTGGTCGTTCGCGCGATCCAGGCGGATGGGACCGAAGTCACTGGGCATCGCATCAACGAGGACTCGTTCACCATCCAGCTTCGCGATGAGCGGGGCCGATTTCACTCCTTGTCGAAGCGCGACCTTCGCGAGCTCGAGCCGAAACCAGGGCAGAGCCTGATGCCGAGCTACGAGAAAGAGCTCACGTCCGAGGAGATCGAAGACATCGTTGCCTTTCTCGCGGGCTTGAGAGGTGCACCGTGA